The following proteins are encoded in a genomic region of Brachionichthys hirsutus isolate HB-005 chromosome 14, CSIRO-AGI_Bhir_v1, whole genome shotgun sequence:
- the myl12.1 gene encoding myosin, light chain 12, genome duplicate 1, whose translation MSSKKAKGKAAKKRPHRATSNVFAMFDQSQIQEFKEAFNMIDQNRDGFVEKEDLHDMLASLGKNPTDAYLDTMMSEAPGPINFTMFLTMFGEKLNGTDPEDVIRNAFACFDEEGTGFIQEDYFRELLTTMGDRFTDEEVDELFREAPIDKKNNFNYVEFTRILKHGAKDKDD comes from the exons ATGTCGAGCAAAAAAGCAAAGGGAAAGGCCGCAAAGAAGCGCCCTCACCGCGCCACCTCCAATGTCTTCGCCATGTTTGACCAGTCTCAGATTCAGGAGTTCAAGGAAGCCTTCAACATGATCGACCAGAATCGTGATGGGTTTGTGGAAAAAGAGGATCTTCACGACATGCTTGCCTCGCTCG GAAAAAATCCCACCGACGCCTACCTGGACACCATGATGAGCGAGGCTCCCGGGCCCATTAACTTCACCATGTTCCTCACCATGTTTGGAGAGAAGCTCAACGGCACAGACCCCGAGGACGTCATCAGGAATGCGTTTGCTTGCTTTGATGAGGAGGGGACAG GTTTCATCCAGGAAGATTATTTCCGGGAGCTTCTCACAACGATGGGCGATCGGTTTACggatgaggaggtggatgaGCTCTTCAGGGAGGCCCCCATTGACAAGAAGAACAACTTCAACTACGTGGAGTTCACACGCATCCTAAAGCACGGTGCCAAGGATAAGGACGATTAA
- the chmp5b gene encoding charged multivesicular body protein 5, with translation MNRLFGVGKPKAPPPNLTDCIGNVDSRTDSVDKKISKLDAELMKYKDQMKKMRDGPSKNMVKQKAMRVLKQKRMYESQKNNLMQQSFNMEQTNYTVQSLKDTKTTVDAMKVGLKDMKKAYKNVNIDKIENLQDELEDMMEDSNEIQEAMGRSYGTPDIDEGDLEAELDALGDDLILDDDTSYLDEASSAPSIPEGVPGERSANREGVLVDEFGLPQVPAT, from the exons ATGAATCGTTTGTTTGGCGTCGGGAAGCCGAAAGCTCCCCCTCCGAACCTAACGGACTGCATCGGGAAT gTTGATTCTAGGACAGATTCTGTGGACAAGAAGATCTCCAAACTCGATGCTGAACTCATGAAATACAAGGAccagatgaagaagatgagagaCGGGCCTTCGAAA AATATGGTCAAGCAGAAAGCAATGAGAGTTCTGAAGCAGAAAAGAAT GTATGAGAGCCAGAAAAATAACCTCATGCAGCAGTCGTTCAACATGGAACAAACGAACTACACAGTCCAGAGCCttaaagacacaaaaacaaca GTCGATGCCATGAAGGTTGGCCTTAAAGACATGAAGAAAGCCTACAAGAACGTTAACATCGATAAGATCGAG AATCTTCAAGATGAGCTGGAGGACATGATGGAGGACTCCAACGAAATCCAGGAGGCGATGGGCAGGAGCTACGGCACCCCCGATATTGACGAGGGCGACTTGGAAGCAG AACTGGACGCTTTGGGAGACGACCTGATCCTGGACGATGACACCTCCTACCTGGACGAGGCCTCCTCGGCTCCTTCTATCCCAGAGGGCGTGCCCGGAGAGAGGTCTGCCAACCGG gaaGGTGTTCTGGTGGATGAGTTTGGTCTCCCTCAGGTTCCTGCTACATAA
- the LOC137903872 gene encoding regulator of G-protein signaling 20-like, with product MGSERVEMRKRQMQIHQEAAASVLQTRPSMGNTPTNASNACCFCWCCCCSCSCLTVRSEDETIQRSTFEHRTEDTSNCEESRKPTLEDAHSWSTSFERVMKSAIGRGCFRQFLRTEFSEENMMFWLACEELKMETNKTVVEEKVRQIYEDFISILSPKEVSLDSHVRDVINRNMLEATSHTFEEAQQQIYTLMQRDSYPRYISSTAYTDLLKSLEQPPPEP from the exons aTGGGCTCAGAGCGGGTGGAGATGCGTAAGAGGCAGATGCAGATTCATCAGGAAGCAGCTGCCAGCGTCCTCCAAACGCGCCCCAGCATGGGGAACACCCCCACCAACGCCTCCAAcgcctgctgcttctgctggtgctgctgctgtagctgcTCCTG TTTGACTGTTAGGAGCGAGGACGAGACAATACAGAGGTCCACTTTTGAACACAGGACAGAGGACACCTCGAACTGTGAAGAAAG taggAAGCCCACTCTGGAGGACGCTCACTCCTGGTCGACATCGTTCGAACGGGTGATGAAGAGTGCAATCGGACGCGGCTGCTTCAGGCAGTTCCTGCGGACGGAATTCAGCGAGGAGAACATGATGTTCTGGCTGGCCTGCGAGGAACTCAAAATGGAGACCAACAAGACGGTGGTGGAGGAGAAAGTCCGGCAAATCTACGAGGACTTCATCTCCATCCTGTCCCCGAAAGAG GTCAGTTTGGACTCTCACGTCAGAGACGTGATCAACCGCAACATGCTGGAAGCGACGTCTCACACCTTCGAGGAGGCTCAGCAGCAGATCTACACGCTGATGCAGAGAGACTCGTACCCCCGCTACATCAGCTCGACGGCGTACACGGATCTGCTGAAGAGCCTGGAGCAACCTCCCCCCGAGCCGTAG
- the lypla1 gene encoding acyl-protein thioesterase 1, translated as MCGNNMSAPLPAIVPAARKATAAVIFLHGLGDTGHSWAEAFAGIRLPHVKYICPHAPTMPVTLNMRLNMPSWFDIYGLSPDADEDEAGIKAASENLEALIKQEVKNGIPSNRIILGGFSQGGAVALYTALTSQQQLAGVVALSCWLPLRKAFPQASAGGANKDMHLLQCHGDSDPLVPLVYGSQTTEKMKTLVTPSNVTFKLYRGLLHSACPEEMVDIKRFIEKRLPPVGDE; from the exons ATGTGCGGTAACAACATGTCAGCGCCTTTGCCTGCCATCGTGCCTGCTGCCCGGAAAGCCACCGCGGCG GTGATATTCCTGCATGGCCTCGGAGATACGGG GCACAGCTGGGCAGAAGCTTTTGCAGGGATAAGGTTACCGCATGTCAAATACATCTGCCCGCATGC TCCCACCATGCCTGTTACGCTGAACATGAGGTTGAACATGCCTTCTTG GTTTGATATCTACGGGTTGAGCCCAGAcgccgatgaagacgaggctgGAATCAAAGCGGCTTCAGAGAACC TTGAAGCCTTGATAAAGCAAGAAGTTAAGAATGGAATCCCATCAAACCGGATTATTCTCGGAGGATTTTCACAG GGTGGAGCGGTGGCTCTCTACACAGCTCTGACCTCCCAGCAGCAGCTAGCCGGAGTGGTCGCTCTGAGCTGCTGGCTTCCGCTCCGCAAGGCCTTCCCTCAG GCCTCTGCCGGCGGCGCCAACAAGGACATGCATCTCCTCCAGTGCCACGGCGACTCCGACCCCCTGGTCCCGTTGGTATACGGCAGCCAGACGACGGAGAAGATGAAAACCCTCGTCACCCCGTCCAATGTCACCTTCAAGTTGTATCGGGGTCTACTTCACAGCGCCTGTCCGGAG gaaaTGGTGGATATCAAACGATTCATAGAGAAGCGGCTTCCCCCCGTCGGCGACGAGTGA
- the mrpl15 gene encoding large ribosomal subunit protein uL15m: MSFPKRPAGKAFETLKNLPRITLANLRPEPGSMRPERRRGRGQHGGNKSGRGHKGERQRGTRPRLGFEGGKTPFYLSIPKYGYNEGHSRRCQYQPLSLMRLQYLIDLGRVDVTQPIDLTQLVNARGLTIQPLKRDYGVQLVDEGGDIFAAKINIEVQRASEGAIAAIERNGGVVTTSFYDPISLGIVIKPVPFFLRGQPIPKRMLPGEDMVPYYTDAENRGYLADPEKIQKARLALAQKYGYILPDISKDELFDMLSTRKDVRQIFFGLAPGWVVNMSEKKVLMPTDEKLLKYYNSKE; encoded by the exons ATGTCTTTCCCAAAGAGGCCTGCGGGAAAAGCGTTTGAAACGCTGAAGAATCTTCCGCGGATAACGTTAGCGAACTTGCGGCCTGAACCGGGATCAATGCGTCCG gaaCGACGGCGAGGCCGAGGACAACATGGCGGCAATAAAAGCGGCCGAGGACACAAAGGAGAGCGGCAGAGAGGCACCCGACCTCGGCTGGGGTTCGAGGGGGGTAAAACGCCCTTCTATCTGTCAATTCCAAAATATGGCTACAACGAGGGACACAG TCGCCGCTGTCAGTACCAGCCTCTCTCATTGATGCGATTGCAGTACCTGATTGATCTGGGACGGGTTGACGTGACCCAACCCATAGACCTGACCCAGCTTGTAAACGCCAGAGGACTAACTATCCAGCCTCTGAAGAGGGACTACGGAGTGCAGCTTGTTGACGAG GGTGGCGATATTTTTGCTGCAAAAATCAACATTGAGGTTCAGAGAGCTTCTGAAGGCGCTATAGCTGCTATCGAGAGGAACGGAGGGGTCGTCACAACCAGTTTCTATGATCCTATAAGTCTTG gtattGTCATCAAGCCTGTCCCATTCTTCTTGCGTGGACAGCCCATTCCGAAGCGAATGTTGCCAGGAGAGGACATGGTCCCGTATTACACAGATGCTGAAAACCGGGGTTACTTGGCTGACCCGGAGAAAATTCAAAAGGCTCGGCTCGCCCTGGCCCAGAAGTACGGATATATTTTACCAGACATTTCAAAGGATGAACTGTTTGACATGCTCTCCACGAGGAAGGATGTCCGGCAAATCTTCTTTGGCCTCGCTCCAGGCTGGGTCGTTAACATGTCGGAGAAGAAGGTTCTGATGCCAACGGATGAGAAACTTCTGAAATATTACAATTCCAAGGAGtaa